Proteins encoded within one genomic window of Aquarana catesbeiana isolate 2022-GZ linkage group LG03, ASM4218655v1, whole genome shotgun sequence:
- the NR2F2 gene encoding COUP transcription factor 2 isoform X1 gives MAMVVGAWRDPQDDVPGSQPSQPPPVQGPGGAPHTPQTPGQGVPSTTPAQSNPTSQPSQNQGEKQQQQHIECVVCGDKSSGKHYGQFTCEGCKSFFKRSVRRNLSYTCRANRNCPIDQHHRNQCQYCRLKKCLKVGMRREVSSLFTAAVQRGRMPPTQPTHGQFALTNGDPLNCHSYLSGYISLLLRAEPYPTSRFGSQCMQPNNIMGIENICELAARMLFSAVEWARNIPFFPDLQITDQVALLRLTWSELFVLNAAQCSMPLHVAPLLAAAGLHASPMSADRVVAFMDHIRIFQEQVEKLKALHVDSAEYSCLKAIVLFTSDACGLSDVAHVESLQEKSQCALEEYVRSQYPNQPTRFGKLLLRLPSLRTVSSSVIEQLFFVRLVGKTPIETLIRDMLLSGSSFNWPYMSIQ, from the exons ATGGCAATGGTAGTGGGTGCGTGGCGAGACCCTCAGGACGATGTGCCAGGAAGTCAACCTTCACAGCCCCCTCCGGTGCAGGGGCCAGGGGGGGCGCCCCACACCCCGCAGACCCCGGGGCAAGGAGtgccctccaccacccctgcccagtCGAACCCGACCAGCCAGCCCAGCCAGAACCaaggggagaagcagcagcagcagcacatagaGTGCGTGGTGTGCGGGGACAAGTCTAGCGGCAAGCACTATGGCCAGTTCACTTGTGAAGGTTGCAAGAGCTTCTTCAAGCGAAGTGTCAGGAGGAACCTGTCTTACACTTGTCGTGCCAACAGGAACTGCCCTATAGACCAACATCACCGCAATCAGTGTCAGTACTGCCGGCTCAAAAAATGCCTCAAAGTTGGCATGAGACGGGAAG TTTCTTCTTTATTTACTGCAGCCGTACAGAGGGGCAGAATGCCACCTACACAGCCTACCCATGGCCAGTTCGCCTTGACAAATGGGGACCCTCTCAACTGCCATTCCTACCTATCCGGATATATATCTCTTCTCCTGAGAGCAGAACCCTACCCGACCTCTAGATTTGGCAGCCAATGCATGCAACCCAACAACATTATGGGCATCGAGAACATTTGTGAACTGGCAGCCAGGATGCTCTTCAGTGCCGTGGAATGGGCACGGAATATTCCCTTCTTCCCAGACCTGCAGATCACAGACCAAGTGGCACTGCTCAGGCTGACCTGGAGTGAGTTATTTGTCCTGAACGCTGCCCAGTGCTCCATGCCACTCCATGTTGCCCCTCTCCTGGCCGCTGCTGGTCTCCACGCTTCCCCCATGTCTGCGGACAGAGTGGTGGCCTTTATGGACCACATACGAATCTTCCAAGAGCAAGTGGAGAAGCTCAAAGCATTACATGTGGACTCGGCTGAATATAGTTGTTTAAAAGCTATAGTTCTCTTCACTTCAG ATGCCTGTGGTCTGTCTGATGTGGCTCATGTGGAAAGTTTGCAGGAGAAATCGCAATGTGCATTGGAAGAGTATGTTAGAAGCCAATATCCCAACCAACCAACCAGATTTGGCAAACTTTTACTCCGTCTACCTTCTCTCCGCACTGTGTCCTCTTCTGTCATAGAGCAATTGTTTTTCGTCCGTTTGGTAGGTAAAACCCCTATAGAAACCCTCATTAGAGATATGTTACTCTCTGGAAGCAGTTTCAATTGGCCCTATATGTCCATACAATAA
- the NR2F2 gene encoding COUP transcription factor 2 isoform X3 produces MQAIWDAEQGKYVFAVQRGRMPPTQPTHGQFALTNGDPLNCHSYLSGYISLLLRAEPYPTSRFGSQCMQPNNIMGIENICELAARMLFSAVEWARNIPFFPDLQITDQVALLRLTWSELFVLNAAQCSMPLHVAPLLAAAGLHASPMSADRVVAFMDHIRIFQEQVEKLKALHVDSAEYSCLKAIVLFTSDACGLSDVAHVESLQEKSQCALEEYVRSQYPNQPTRFGKLLLRLPSLRTVSSSVIEQLFFVRLVGKTPIETLIRDMLLSGSSFNWPYMSIQ; encoded by the exons CCGTACAGAGGGGCAGAATGCCACCTACACAGCCTACCCATGGCCAGTTCGCCTTGACAAATGGGGACCCTCTCAACTGCCATTCCTACCTATCCGGATATATATCTCTTCTCCTGAGAGCAGAACCCTACCCGACCTCTAGATTTGGCAGCCAATGCATGCAACCCAACAACATTATGGGCATCGAGAACATTTGTGAACTGGCAGCCAGGATGCTCTTCAGTGCCGTGGAATGGGCACGGAATATTCCCTTCTTCCCAGACCTGCAGATCACAGACCAAGTGGCACTGCTCAGGCTGACCTGGAGTGAGTTATTTGTCCTGAACGCTGCCCAGTGCTCCATGCCACTCCATGTTGCCCCTCTCCTGGCCGCTGCTGGTCTCCACGCTTCCCCCATGTCTGCGGACAGAGTGGTGGCCTTTATGGACCACATACGAATCTTCCAAGAGCAAGTGGAGAAGCTCAAAGCATTACATGTGGACTCGGCTGAATATAGTTGTTTAAAAGCTATAGTTCTCTTCACTTCAG ATGCCTGTGGTCTGTCTGATGTGGCTCATGTGGAAAGTTTGCAGGAGAAATCGCAATGTGCATTGGAAGAGTATGTTAGAAGCCAATATCCCAACCAACCAACCAGATTTGGCAAACTTTTACTCCGTCTACCTTCTCTCCGCACTGTGTCCTCTTCTGTCATAGAGCAATTGTTTTTCGTCCGTTTGGTAGGTAAAACCCCTATAGAAACCCTCATTAGAGATATGTTACTCTCTGGAAGCAGTTTCAATTGGCCCTATATGTCCATACAATAA
- the NR2F2 gene encoding COUP transcription factor 2 isoform X2: MAMVVGAWRDPQDDVPGSQPSQPPPVQGPGGAPHTPQTPGQGVPSTTPAQSNPTSQPSQNQGEKQQQQHIECVVCGDKSSGKHYGQFTCEGCKSFFKRSVRRNLSYTCRANRNCPIDQHHRNQCQYCRLKKCLKVGMRREAVQRGRMPPTQPTHGQFALTNGDPLNCHSYLSGYISLLLRAEPYPTSRFGSQCMQPNNIMGIENICELAARMLFSAVEWARNIPFFPDLQITDQVALLRLTWSELFVLNAAQCSMPLHVAPLLAAAGLHASPMSADRVVAFMDHIRIFQEQVEKLKALHVDSAEYSCLKAIVLFTSDACGLSDVAHVESLQEKSQCALEEYVRSQYPNQPTRFGKLLLRLPSLRTVSSSVIEQLFFVRLVGKTPIETLIRDMLLSGSSFNWPYMSIQ, from the exons ATGGCAATGGTAGTGGGTGCGTGGCGAGACCCTCAGGACGATGTGCCAGGAAGTCAACCTTCACAGCCCCCTCCGGTGCAGGGGCCAGGGGGGGCGCCCCACACCCCGCAGACCCCGGGGCAAGGAGtgccctccaccacccctgcccagtCGAACCCGACCAGCCAGCCCAGCCAGAACCaaggggagaagcagcagcagcagcacatagaGTGCGTGGTGTGCGGGGACAAGTCTAGCGGCAAGCACTATGGCCAGTTCACTTGTGAAGGTTGCAAGAGCTTCTTCAAGCGAAGTGTCAGGAGGAACCTGTCTTACACTTGTCGTGCCAACAGGAACTGCCCTATAGACCAACATCACCGCAATCAGTGTCAGTACTGCCGGCTCAAAAAATGCCTCAAAGTTGGCATGAGACGGGAAG CCGTACAGAGGGGCAGAATGCCACCTACACAGCCTACCCATGGCCAGTTCGCCTTGACAAATGGGGACCCTCTCAACTGCCATTCCTACCTATCCGGATATATATCTCTTCTCCTGAGAGCAGAACCCTACCCGACCTCTAGATTTGGCAGCCAATGCATGCAACCCAACAACATTATGGGCATCGAGAACATTTGTGAACTGGCAGCCAGGATGCTCTTCAGTGCCGTGGAATGGGCACGGAATATTCCCTTCTTCCCAGACCTGCAGATCACAGACCAAGTGGCACTGCTCAGGCTGACCTGGAGTGAGTTATTTGTCCTGAACGCTGCCCAGTGCTCCATGCCACTCCATGTTGCCCCTCTCCTGGCCGCTGCTGGTCTCCACGCTTCCCCCATGTCTGCGGACAGAGTGGTGGCCTTTATGGACCACATACGAATCTTCCAAGAGCAAGTGGAGAAGCTCAAAGCATTACATGTGGACTCGGCTGAATATAGTTGTTTAAAAGCTATAGTTCTCTTCACTTCAG ATGCCTGTGGTCTGTCTGATGTGGCTCATGTGGAAAGTTTGCAGGAGAAATCGCAATGTGCATTGGAAGAGTATGTTAGAAGCCAATATCCCAACCAACCAACCAGATTTGGCAAACTTTTACTCCGTCTACCTTCTCTCCGCACTGTGTCCTCTTCTGTCATAGAGCAATTGTTTTTCGTCCGTTTGGTAGGTAAAACCCCTATAGAAACCCTCATTAGAGATATGTTACTCTCTGGAAGCAGTTTCAATTGGCCCTATATGTCCATACAATAA